DNA from Castellaniella sp. MT123:
CTGAAGTGGTATGCCGCGATCTTCGAAAGCCAGAACTGGATCCTGGCCATCAAGAATAGCTTTTTCATTGGGATCGTCTCCACGCTGCTGGCCACGGTTCTGGGTACCGTGGCCGCTGTCGGGCTGGCGCGTGAAGACATGCCGTTCCGGCGGTTCATCACCGCCGCGATTCTGTCCCCGATGATCGTGCCTCTGATCATCGTCGCGGCCGGCATGTTTTTCTTTTATTCGCGTTTCGATCTGGTGGCGACCTACACCGGGATCATTATTGCGCACACCGCCCTGGGTGCGCCGTTCGTGGTCATCACTGTGACGGCCTCGCTGCAAGGATTCGACCAGTCCTTGTACAAGGCCGGACTGAGCCTGGGTGCGCCACCTCTGAAAGTCTATCGAGATGTGGTCTTGCCGGTCATTCGGCCGGGTCTGATCTCGGGAGCCCTGTTCGCCTTCGTTACGTCGTTCGACGAGATCGTCCTGGTTCTGTTTTTGGCGGGGCCGCAGCAGCAGACCGTTCCGCGTCAGATGTTTTCCGGTTTGCGGGAGAGCATCAGCCCCACGATCCTGGCGGTGGCGACGCTTCTGATCATCACGTCGGTCATCTTCCTGGTCAGCCTGGAATTCCTGCGCAGGCGGGCGGAACATGCCAAGACGTCCGGACGGGGGGATGAGTGACGGGGGGGGGCGGAGGCGCCGTGGGCCGGATGGGTTGGCCTGACTACAGTAGTGGAGCCGAGTGCAAGGAGGGACATAGAGACGATGACAGCATCTTCGTATGGCGCACAACTTTTTTAGCATTCATATAAGGAGTACACGAGGTGACAACGAATACTTTGAACCGGACAGAACCCGGACAGCGCACGGAAAATGTCTTGTCCGCCCAGGAACGGGAACTGGCGCAGGTCGCCGCCCGGTATTTGCCGGGAGGCACGTTCGGCAATCTGCCGGAACAGATCATCATCGCCAAGGGGCAGGGTAGCCGGGTCTGGGACGAGAGCGGCAACGAGTACATCGACTATCTGATCGGCTCAGGGCCAATGCTGATCGGCCATGGGCATCCCGACGTCAACGCGGCGGTCAATGCCCAATTGCCAAACGGCACGACCTTTTTCGCCAACAATCGCCATGGCATCCGGCTGGCGGAAGCTATCGTGGATGCCGTGCCCTGCGCGGACAAGGTCCGGTTCGTGTCTTCGGGGACCGAGGCGGATTTTTATGCCATGCGCCTGGCCCGGGCATTCCGCAAACGCGACAAGATCCTGAAGTTCGAGGGCGGCTATCACGGCATGAGCGATTACGGCCTCATGAGTCTCGCCCCGACCCGTGAAGCGTCCTTTCCGGAACCGATTCCAGACTCTCCGGGGATCCCGAAGAGTGTCCGCGAAGAAGTGGTCGTCGCACCCTTCAACGATACGGATCTGGTGGTGCGCTACATCCGCGAGCACGCCGATGAGCTGGCCGGAGTGATCGTCGAACCGCTCCAGCGCCTGGTGCCCCCGCGCCCTGGGTTCCTTGAGGCACTGCGCGAGGTGACGGCCGAAACCGGGGTGCTGCTGATTTTCGACGAAGTCGTGACGGGTTTCCGGTTCTCGTATGGCGGTGCCCAGCAGTACTACGGGGTCACGCCGGACGTCTGCACCCTGGGCAAGGCCTGCGGTGGCGGCTTTCCCTTGGCGGCGATCGCCGGCCGCGCGGACATCATGGACCTATTCGATCGGTCAGCGGCCGATGCGGACCGTTTCCTGGTCCAGATCGGGACGCTGAGCGGTAACCCGATCGCGGCGGCGGCAGGGCTGGCCACTTTGAATGTCCTCAAGCAGCCTGGCGTCTATGACCGCTTGTTCGCAACCGGCAGGAAGCTGCGTGAGACGCTGGGTGAGATGCTGAACCGCGCCGAACTGCCGGCCCAGATCCTGGGGGCGGAGCCTTTGTTCGACGTGATCTTCCATCGCCGCGAGATTCGCAATTACCGCGACACGATCAGTGGGGATGCCTGGCTGACCAGGCGCTTCAATGTACTGTTGCGTGAACGCGGCATCTTCAAGGGGGACACGAAATACTACGTATGCACGGCGCACGGCGACCGGGAGATCGCACAGACGACGGATGCCTGGGCCTCGGCGATCGATGTCTTGTGTCATGAAATGAAGCATCGCGCATAGGATGTTCGACGAAGAACGGCCCGCCGGCGTTCATCAGCGGGCCAGGCACCAACACCAAAGGAGACTCCCATGAAAAAAATGTTGATCGCTGCTGTACTGGCGCTGGCGCTGCCGCAATGGGCCGCCGCGGCGGCTCCGCTGCGCATTGGCGTGCTGAACGACCAGTCCGGCCTGTATTCGGACTTTGGCGGGGTCACGTCGGTGACGGCCGCCGAGATGGCGGTGAAGGATTTTGGCGGCGAGGTGCTGGGCCGCAAGATCGAGGTCGTCTCGGCCGATCACCACAACAAGGTGGATGCGGCATCCGCGATCGCCCGCAAATGGTTCGATCTGGAACACGTCGAGATGATCACCGATCTGACCAATTCTGGCGTTGCCCTGGCGGTGCAGGGGCTGGCCAAGGAAATGGGCAAGATCACGATCGCGACCGGCCCATTTTCGGCCGCGCTGACCGACAAGGCCTGCTCGCCGACCGGGTTTCATTGGGTGTTCGATACCTATGCGGCATCCGTGGGGACGGCACGCGGCGTGATCGAGGATGGCGGCAAGACCTGGTTCATTCTGGCGGCCGACTATGCATTCGGCAAGCAGATGGCGGCCGATCTGACCAAGACCATCAATGCCAACGGGGGCAGGGTGCTGGGCGAGGTGCGCCATCCGGTGGAATCCTCGGACTTCGCGTCCTTCCTGCTGCAGGCGCAGTCGTCCGGTGCGCAGGTCATCGCCTTGGCCAACGGCGGGCTGGACACCACCAACAGCATCAAGCAGGCCTCTGAATTCGGCATCACCTCGGGCGGGCAGCGGCTGGTGGCCCTGGCCATGGTGATCAGCGACGTGCATGCCCTGGGCCTGCAAAAGGCGCATGGCCTGGTGGCCACGACGGCCTATTACTGGGATCGTGACGACGCCAGCCGTGAATTCGCCAAGCGTTTCCAGGCGCTGACCAAGCGCATGCCGGGGATGGTGCAGGCCGGAACGTATTCGGCCGTGATGCACTATCTGAAGGCGGTCAAGGCCGCCGGGACAGCGGACGGCAAGGTCGTCGCGCAGAAGATGCATGAAATGCCGGTGAATGATTTCTTTGCGCCTCACGGCGTGGTGCGTCCGGATGGCCGGATGGCCCATGACATGTATCTGGTTCAGGTGAAGACGCCTGCGGAATCCAAGGGCCCATGGGACTACTACAAGATCCTGCGTACGCTGCCCACCGAACTGGTGACGCGACCCTTGTCCGAATCCCAGTGCCCCCTGATCAACAAGAGCTGATCCAGCCATCACAGAGGAAAACGATCATGACCACGATTGCCTTCATCGGCCTTGGACACATGGGAACCCCCATGAGCAAGAACTTGCTCAAGGCGGGGTATGACGTGATTGGATTCGATCTGGCGCAGGATGCCCTGGCCTCGCTGGTCCAGTCCGGCGGCCGGGCCGCGTCATCCATCGCCGACGCGGTGCGTGGCGCGGATGCCGTGATCACCATGGTGCCCACCGGCACGCATGTGCGCCAGGTGTACGAGGGTGATGCAGGCATCCTGGCC
Protein-coding regions in this window:
- a CDS encoding ABC transporter permease, which encodes MTALSVVAGLQDRFGEYVLKLFSWMVLLFLILPVLVIIPLSFNAEPFFTFTPSMLRLDPDAYSLKWYAAIFESQNWILAIKNSFFIGIVSTLLATVLGTVAAVGLAREDMPFRRFITAAILSPMIVPLIIVAAGMFFFYSRFDLVATYTGIIIAHTALGAPFVVITVTASLQGFDQSLYKAGLSLGAPPLKVYRDVVLPVIRPGLISGALFAFVTSFDEIVLVLFLAGPQQQTVPRQMFSGLRESISPTILAVATLLIITSVIFLVSLEFLRRRAEHAKTSGRGDE
- a CDS encoding aminotransferase class III-fold pyridoxal phosphate-dependent enzyme — encoded protein: MTTNTLNRTEPGQRTENVLSAQERELAQVAARYLPGGTFGNLPEQIIIAKGQGSRVWDESGNEYIDYLIGSGPMLIGHGHPDVNAAVNAQLPNGTTFFANNRHGIRLAEAIVDAVPCADKVRFVSSGTEADFYAMRLARAFRKRDKILKFEGGYHGMSDYGLMSLAPTREASFPEPIPDSPGIPKSVREEVVVAPFNDTDLVVRYIREHADELAGVIVEPLQRLVPPRPGFLEALREVTAETGVLLIFDEVVTGFRFSYGGAQQYYGVTPDVCTLGKACGGGFPLAAIAGRADIMDLFDRSAADADRFLVQIGTLSGNPIAAAAGLATLNVLKQPGVYDRLFATGRKLRETLGEMLNRAELPAQILGAEPLFDVIFHRREIRNYRDTISGDAWLTRRFNVLLRERGIFKGDTKYYVCTAHGDREIAQTTDAWASAIDVLCHEMKHRA
- a CDS encoding ABC transporter substrate-binding protein encodes the protein MKKMLIAAVLALALPQWAAAAAPLRIGVLNDQSGLYSDFGGVTSVTAAEMAVKDFGGEVLGRKIEVVSADHHNKVDAASAIARKWFDLEHVEMITDLTNSGVALAVQGLAKEMGKITIATGPFSAALTDKACSPTGFHWVFDTYAASVGTARGVIEDGGKTWFILAADYAFGKQMAADLTKTINANGGRVLGEVRHPVESSDFASFLLQAQSSGAQVIALANGGLDTTNSIKQASEFGITSGGQRLVALAMVISDVHALGLQKAHGLVATTAYYWDRDDASREFAKRFQALTKRMPGMVQAGTYSAVMHYLKAVKAAGTADGKVVAQKMHEMPVNDFFAPHGVVRPDGRMAHDMYLVQVKTPAESKGPWDYYKILRTLPTELVTRPLSESQCPLINKS